A stretch of DNA from Alkalidesulfovibrio alkalitolerans DSM 16529:
ACTCCTTCCAGCCGAAGATCGCGGCGCAGGTTTCGAGCAATCCCTTGGCCAGCAGGTGGTCGGCCCCGTCCGCGCGCACGAGGACGTATTCGAGGTCGGGATGCACGGCCACGGCCACGTTGCCGGGCAGGGTCCAGGGGGTAGTGGTCCAAATGACCGCATGGGCCTTGGAGACGTCCGCGCCGGGAAAGATTTCGGCGAGCTTCCCGTCATTCAGGGGGAAGCGCACGAAGATGGAGGGCGAGGTGTGGTCGCCGTATTCGACCTCGGCTTCGGCCAGGGCGGTCTCGCAGTCCAGGCACCAGTAGATGGGCTTCTTGCCGCGCACCACCGCGCCGCTTTGGATGAAGCGCCCCAGTTCGCGCGCCGTGGCCGCCTCGTAGGCCGGGTCCATGGTCATGTAGGGCTTGTCCCACACGCCGAACACGCCCAGGCGCTTGAACTCCTTGCGCTGCACGTCGAGCCACTTGCGGGCGTAGTCGCGGCAGATGCGGCGCACCGTGAGCGTGGGCACGTCGGTCTTGCCCTTTTCCTTCAGTTCCTGAGCCACCTTGTGTTCGATGGGCAGACCGTGGCAGTCCCAGCCGGGCACGTATTCGGCCTTGAGCCCCATCATGTTGCGCGACTTGACGATGATGTCCTTGAGCACCTTGTTCATGGCCGTGCCCATGTGGATGTGCCCGTTGGCGTAAGGAGGGCCGTCGTGCAGCACGTAGCGCTCCTTGCCTTCGTTGGCCGCTACCATGTGGGCGTAGATGTCGTTCTTTTCCCAGAAGGCGAGCATTTTTGGCTCGTTCTGTTTGAGGTCGGCCTTCATGGGAAAGGTGGTCTTGGGCAGGCACAAGGTGGTCTTGTAGTCGCTCATGGGGTGGGGAACGCCTCCGTGTGAACGGCAATCCGGCCTCCCGGACCGCCGTGAATAATTGAAAACGTAACTATTGGAGGAAGGTCACGGGGAAGTCAAGGCGCAAGGCCTTGGCAGCCGGGGAGAAGGGGCCTTGCGAGTCGATTGAGATCGTGGATGGAACGATTCTTGATAGAAATCCTGGGCGACGGCAGTGGTGCGCCCTTTTCGCCGCCGTCGGATCGTGCTAGGAACACCAAATGGCGGCAATTGTCGCCTGGAGCGCGTGAATGGGCAAAATTCTCCAGCAAGACGAAGTCGACGCCCTGCTTCGGGGGCTTACCGGCGGTGAGGTCGAAACTGAGTCCGACGTCCCGGAAGAAGATTCCGGGGTCGTCTCCTTTGATCTTTCCAACCAGGACCGTATCATCCGTGGCCGCATGCCGGTCATGGAGATCGTCAACGACCGCTTTGCCCGCCTGTTCACGAACTCCATGGTCACGGCCATGCGCAAGCGCGTGGACGTGAACCCCATCTCGCTGGACATGTCCAAGTTCGGCGACTTCATGCGCTCGCTGCCTGTGCCCACGAGCATCAACATCTTCAAGATGGACCCGCTACGTGGCAACGGCTTGCTTATCGTGGACTCGCGACTCGTCTTCTCCCTGGTGGAGAACTTTCTGGGCGGGTCCGGGGGGCAGCCCAAGGTCGAGGGCCGCGACTTCACGGCCATCGAGCAGGGTCTCATCGACCGCGTGGTCAAAATATGCCTCTCGAACATGGAAGAGGCCTGGAACCCTGTGCACGAAGTGCACATCGAGTTGATCCGTTCCGAGGTCAACCCGCAGTTCGCGGCCATAGTTCCGCCTTCGGACGTGGTCATGGTCATCACTTACGAGGTGGAGCTCGAAAACGCCATCGGCTCGCTCATCTGCTGCCTGCCTTACGCCATGCTCGAACCCATCCGCTCCAAGCTGCACGCCTCCTTCCAATCCGAGCGACTGGAAGTTGACCATGCCTGGCACAATCGTTTCCGCGAACAATTGATGCAGATCTATGTGGAGATGGTTGTCCGGCTCGGCATGACGTCCATCACGGGCCGTCAGCTTTTGAACTTGGAGGAGGGCGACATCCTGCTCTTGGATACGGACGACGACGACACGCTCGAAGCCGAGGTGGAGGGCATCAAGAAGTTCTATGTCACTCCGGGCAAGGTCAAGAGCAACGCTGCCATACAGATCGTGCGCGAGGAAGAGCCGAAATTCTGACGCGCGACCGGCTTTTGCCGGGCTAGTATCAGCCGTCTTTTTGTCGCTTAGATCCAAAATCCCGGACACCCTACGGAGTCCGCATGTTCCCGCGTGGTCGGGAAGTCGCGGCAGTAGTCCGGCCGCAGATCGCGGATGTCGCAGCCAGCCAGCCCGTCCACGCGGCTGAACCAGGGGCAGCCGTCCTCGCACCAGAGCCCGGTCGCTGGGTCTATCCAAATGCGGTAGCCGACCAGACGGGAGCGTCCCTCGCCGTCCTCTTCGAGCAACGGTTGCGAGTAGCGCATTATATCCCAGCGTCCGGCCGTGATCCATCGACGCACGTCGTCTCGGCTGGCCGTGTTGCGAAACGAGTCGTCGAGACCCGTGCAGCAGTGCCCGCATCGTTTGCAGCGAAAATCGTGCGGCGGCATGTCGCCTCCCCGGATCGTCTCCGGCGCGCCGGTCCGGTATGAATTGGCGCAAGATCGGGACGAATCCGCATATCTTTCATCGCAGGACGAGTGGAGAAAGGCAAGGGGAGGCAACGCAGCAGACAGTGCCCTGGGGGGCGGTCTGAACAACGTTTCGGGCAAACGTGCTTTTCAGGACGGGCTAAAAACAGCCGTTCATCTTTTCGAGCGCGGCGATCAGTTGGGCGCGCTCTTCGGGTGTGAGGCTCGCGGTGATCTCCTCGGTCAGACGCATGTGTAGCGTGTCATGTTCCTCAAATGATTTCAGGCCCTTGGCTGTCAGTTCCACGAGCCAGGAGCGGCGATCGCGTTCGTGCGGCACCCGCCGGGCCAGGCCGCGCGATTCGAGCCGATCCACCTGCATGGTCAGGGTACCGGTGGTCACGCCCATCTTTTCGGCCAGTTCCTTCATGCGCATGGGGCCATGCGCGCCCAGGATTTCGATGGTGTGCATCTGGGGCAGGGTCAGCCCCTTGCCGCGCACCACGCAGTGTTCCCAGGAGGAAAGCTTCTCGTAGAACTCCACGATGGCGTGGGTCAGGCGGGGCAGGTCGCTCATGCATCGCTCCTAGCGCAGGCCGCGCTTTCAGGCAAGGGCCGTGAGCGGGTTACGCCCTGATCGCGGGCAAAGGCGAGCGAGGCCGCCGAGAGGACCACGATCACCGAGCCGATGTTGTGGGCCAGCGACGCCTGTAGCGGGCTGAGAAAACCCGCGCCCCCGCCCCACATGGCAAGGGCGTTGAAGGCGATGCCCAGGCCCGCGTTGATCTTCATGAGCGCCAGGGCCCGGCGCGAGAGCCGGATGAGGAAGGGCAGGGTGGAGATGTCGTCGCGCACCAGGGCGATGTCCGCGCTTTCGAGCGCCACGTGCGCGCCAAGTCCGCCCATGGCCACGCCCACGTCCGCCCGCGCCAGGGCAGGGGCGTCGTTCACCCCGTCGCCCACGAACATGACCCTGCGGCCCTGTTCGCGCGTATCCGAGAGAACCGAGAGCTTGCCTTCGGGCGTGAGACCGGCGTGGACTTCCTCTATGCCGACGTGTGCGGCCACTGCCTGGGCGGCCCGCTCGTGGTCGCCCGAGAGCATGGTCAGGCGCGAGATGCCTTCGTCGCGCAGGGCCGAAAGCGCAGCCGGGGCTTCGGCGCGCGGCGTGTCGCGCACGCTGAGGATGCCTACAGGCGTGCCGTCGCGCAGCACCACGAGCGGTGTCGCGCCGCGTTCGCGAATGCTGTCGAGCGTGTGACGCAACGACGCGGGCAGCGCCGATTCGTCGCCCGTGATGGCAGCGCCGCCGACCTCGATCCGGGAGCCGTCGAGGAGTCCCCGCACGCCCGCACCCGTTTCCTGGACGACGTCGCGGGCACGCTGCACGGCTACTCCCCGTTCGCGCGCGGCGTCCATGACGGCCACGGCCAGAGGATGTCCGCAGTCGGCCTCCACGCAGGCTGCAAGGGCCAAAACGTCCGCTTCGCCGAAGCCCTCGGCGGGGATGATCTCCTCGACCTTGGGGCGGCCCTCGGTCAGGGTTCCGGTCTTGTCGAAGAACACGGCATCCACCGAGGCCGCGGCTTCCAGGTGGCGGCCGCCCTTGACCAGCACGCCCGCGCGCGAAAGCCTGCCCACGGCGGCCACGGTGGCCGTGGGCGCGGCCATGATCAACGCGCAGGGACAGCCCGCGATGAGCACGGCCACGGCCCGGTTCGCCTCGCCCGAGAGCGCCCAGGCCAAGGCGGCGATGAAGAGCACCAGCGGCGTGAACCAGACCACGAAACGGTCGATGAAGCGGGTGGCTTGCGGCTTGTGCGCCTCGGCCTCCTCCACCAGGCGCACCACGCGGCCGAGCATGGTTTCCTCGCCCACTTTGCGCGCTTCGACCACCAGCACGCCGTTGTGGTTGAGCGTGCCCGCGAAGACCTCGTCGCCCGCGCACTTGTCCACGGGCAGGGACTCGCCCGTGATGGACGACTCGTCGAGCGCGCCGCGTCCCGAAAGGATTACTCCGTCCACGGGTACGCGGTCGCCCGG
This window harbors:
- a CDS encoding YkgJ family cysteine cluster protein codes for the protein MPPHDFRCKRCGHCCTGLDDSFRNTASRDDVRRWITAGRWDIMRYSQPLLEEDGEGRSRLVGYRIWIDPATGLWCEDGCPWFSRVDGLAGCDIRDLRPDYCRDFPTTREHADSVGCPGFWI
- a CDS encoding heavy metal translocating P-type ATPase, coding for MIGRFASLGEYRDLLPRRDLALCLLGGLLALASLGSEYSASLAPATVWLALVSFAINGLPIIKGAAEGLLERRINVDELVSLALVACLIQGEFLTAAGVAFIMKLGAIVEGMVSDSARRSIRDLVAVAPEKARRLSGEDEDEVPMEAVRPGDRLRVRPGDRVPVDGVILSGRGALDESSITGESLPVDKCAGDEVFAGTLNHNGVLVVEARKVGEETMLGRVVRLVEEAEAHKPQATRFIDRFVVWFTPLVLFIAALAWALSGEANRAVAVLIAGCPCALIMAAPTATVAAVGRLSRAGVLVKGGRHLEAAASVDAVFFDKTGTLTEGRPKVEEIIPAEGFGEADVLALAACVEADCGHPLAVAVMDAARERGVAVQRARDVVQETGAGVRGLLDGSRIEVGGAAITGDESALPASLRHTLDSIRERGATPLVVLRDGTPVGILSVRDTPRAEAPAALSALRDEGISRLTMLSGDHERAAQAVAAHVGIEEVHAGLTPEGKLSVLSDTREQGRRVMFVGDGVNDAPALARADVGVAMGGLGAHVALESADIALVRDDISTLPFLIRLSRRALALMKINAGLGIAFNALAMWGGGAGFLSPLQASLAHNIGSVIVVLSAASLAFARDQGVTRSRPLPESAACARSDA
- a CDS encoding MarR family winged helix-turn-helix transcriptional regulator, which produces MSDLPRLTHAIVEFYEKLSSWEHCVVRGKGLTLPQMHTIEILGAHGPMRMKELAEKMGVTTGTLTMQVDRLESRGLARRVPHERDRRSWLVELTAKGLKSFEEHDTLHMRLTEEITASLTPEERAQLIAALEKMNGCF
- the fliM gene encoding flagellar motor switch protein FliM, with the translated sequence MGKILQQDEVDALLRGLTGGEVETESDVPEEDSGVVSFDLSNQDRIIRGRMPVMEIVNDRFARLFTNSMVTAMRKRVDVNPISLDMSKFGDFMRSLPVPTSINIFKMDPLRGNGLLIVDSRLVFSLVENFLGGSGGQPKVEGRDFTAIEQGLIDRVVKICLSNMEEAWNPVHEVHIELIRSEVNPQFAAIVPPSDVVMVITYEVELENAIGSLICCLPYAMLEPIRSKLHASFQSERLEVDHAWHNRFREQLMQIYVEMVVRLGMTSITGRQLLNLEEGDILLLDTDDDDTLEAEVEGIKKFYVTPGKVKSNAAIQIVREEEPKF